A genomic stretch from Ureibacillus composti includes:
- a CDS encoding Ppx/GppA family phosphatase gives MRKLRTGIIDIGSNTIRLVLYKYKQDEGLHEFGNIKTVARLRKYIQPNGEMSEEGIKLLEDTLKSFKRILNDFDVTDVKAAATAAIRQAKNNQDIIMRMEKETGINIDLLSGEEEAYFGYLAIAYSMDTPSAVSIDIGGGSTEVSLFINKELKHSFSFPFGTVSLKQKFVTGEVINEIEKNQLRAYIKNQFEQHEWIKNAGYPIIAIGGSARNVAQIHQQLLNYPISGVHQYEMSRLNLSEIGLYLSKLTFDQLKQLDGLSSDRADIIGIALEVFRELMEVVDSEKFQVSKKGLREGLMMSRVLEGDHITYNKHNVFEENARRITLQYGRPEEEVNTLCSLTEQLYKECVKLNLLHSQKEHYELLLKAAKVFAIGEYIELDSSNQHTFYLLANQSIAGLSHINRIKLALLASYKNRDYFRRFSEPFAAWMSREELKVLRDYGALLKFVYAFNVSKRNIVKTIKLEKSADIILIKVITQKSAMAEQYQVERQKKHFERVIKKQVKIQFVSEDGRQK, from the coding sequence ATGAGAAAACTCAGAACTGGGATTATTGATATTGGATCAAATACAATCCGCCTTGTACTTTATAAATACAAACAAGATGAAGGGCTCCATGAATTTGGTAATATTAAAACAGTTGCTAGATTAAGAAAGTATATACAACCTAATGGGGAAATGTCCGAAGAAGGCATCAAACTTCTTGAAGATACCTTAAAGTCGTTTAAACGAATACTCAATGACTTTGACGTGACAGATGTGAAAGCAGCTGCTACAGCTGCTATACGCCAAGCCAAAAATAATCAAGACATTATAATGCGAATGGAGAAAGAAACTGGTATCAATATCGATTTACTTTCTGGTGAAGAAGAGGCTTATTTTGGCTATTTAGCCATTGCATATTCTATGGATACGCCTTCTGCTGTTTCTATAGATATTGGTGGGGGTTCAACAGAAGTATCATTATTTATAAATAAAGAACTTAAACATTCATTCAGCTTTCCGTTTGGTACTGTTTCTTTAAAACAAAAATTTGTTACAGGTGAAGTCATTAATGAAATTGAAAAAAATCAATTAAGAGCATATATAAAAAATCAATTTGAACAACATGAATGGATTAAAAACGCTGGATATCCCATTATTGCAATCGGTGGAAGTGCTCGAAATGTGGCACAAATTCATCAACAATTATTAAATTATCCTATTTCAGGGGTTCATCAGTATGAGATGTCTAGACTGAATTTATCGGAAATAGGCCTATACTTAAGTAAACTAACATTTGACCAATTAAAGCAACTAGATGGTTTATCCTCGGACCGTGCTGATATCATAGGTATTGCCTTAGAAGTATTCCGAGAATTGATGGAGGTTGTAGATAGCGAAAAATTTCAAGTAAGTAAAAAAGGATTACGTGAAGGTTTAATGATGAGTCGTGTTCTTGAAGGTGATCACATCACTTATAATAAACACAACGTATTTGAAGAAAATGCTAGAAGGATTACCCTTCAATATGGTCGTCCAGAAGAAGAGGTAAATACTCTTTGTTCCTTAACAGAGCAATTATATAAAGAATGTGTAAAGTTAAATCTTCTTCATTCTCAAAAAGAACATTATGAACTTCTACTAAAAGCAGCAAAAGTATTTGCCATTGGAGAGTATATAGAGCTTGATTCATCCAACCAACATACTTTCTACTTACTTGCAAACCAATCAATTGCAGGGTTGAGTCATATTAATCGCATAAAATTAGCATTACTTGCTTCATATAAAAATCGAGATTATTTCAGAAGATTTTCAGAACCGTTTGCTGCATGGATGAGCCGAGAGGAACTTAAAGTATTGCGAGATTATGGTGCCTTACTAAAATTTGTCTATGCATTTAATGTATCGAAACGAAATATCGTAAAAACTATTAAATTAGAAAAAAGTGCCGATATAATACTTATTAAAGTAATCACACAAAAAAGTGCGATGGCAGAACAATACCAAGTCGAACGCCAAAAGAAACATTTTGAGCGTGTTATAAAGAAACAAGTAAAAATCCAATTTGTTAGTGAAGATGGGAGGCAAAAATGA
- a CDS encoding RNA degradosome polyphosphate kinase, producing the protein MSTDMELNKSDERDDHENEFKLMLEEIAKPQYYNNRELSWLAFNERVLEEAEDIENPLLERLKFLAIFSSNLDEFFMVRVAGLQDQVRAGYHKPENKSGLTPKEQLTKIAERTQALVRRQMEVFRHLVFDLLPKENIYIKEFKYLNDSQKEYINVLFEETIFPVLTPVAVDAYRPFPTLLGKTLNLLVMIEENNEFEKNERMAIVQVPSVLNRFIEVPSDHNKKVFVLLEDVITSHIKKLFLGYKVKSSQAFRLTRNADLTIHEEGARDLLVEIEKELKKRKWGVGSRLEVRDGEISDEILDYLLEEFEIEESDVFKIDGPLDLTFLFGFVKKIAIGREHLEYESFIPQRPKDLALNENIYEKALTQDLFFHHPYESFEPIVDFIAEAASDPSVLAIKQTLYRVSGNSPIIYALKQAAENGKQVTVLVELKARFDEENNVHWAKELEQAGCLVIYGMNNLKTHSKITLVVRRRHGKIERFVHLGTGNYNDATAKVYTDMGIITTNKEFGIDATNFFNYLSGYTEKPQFHHLVVAPFDIRDEFIELIDEEIKCHKKYGNGFIRAKMNSLTDKDLMMKLYEASIHGVRVELLVRGICCLRPGIPGISENITVSSIVGRFLEHTRIYWFHHNGEDQVFLSSADLMTRNMVKRVEIMFPIYSEDIKQRVMDIFSTQLADTAKARIQDSNGKYHYKEERVDIEEINSQELFLIDAMSTVIEEE; encoded by the coding sequence ATGTCTACTGACATGGAACTCAATAAGTCTGATGAACGTGACGATCATGAGAATGAGTTTAAACTAATGTTAGAAGAAATTGCTAAACCACAATATTATAATAATCGTGAACTTAGTTGGTTAGCATTTAATGAGCGAGTACTTGAAGAAGCAGAAGATATAGAAAATCCTCTATTAGAAAGACTAAAATTCTTAGCAATTTTCAGCTCAAATCTAGATGAGTTTTTCATGGTTAGGGTGGCTGGACTTCAGGATCAAGTACGTGCGGGTTACCATAAACCAGAAAATAAATCAGGCTTAACACCAAAAGAACAATTAACTAAAATTGCGGAAAGAACACAGGCACTTGTTCGTAGACAAATGGAAGTTTTCCGTCATTTAGTGTTTGATCTATTGCCAAAGGAAAATATCTATATTAAAGAGTTTAAATATTTAAACGATTCACAAAAAGAATATATTAACGTCTTGTTTGAGGAAACAATTTTTCCAGTATTAACACCGGTCGCTGTTGACGCCTATCGACCATTCCCAACTTTACTAGGGAAAACACTAAATTTATTAGTCATGATTGAAGAAAATAATGAATTTGAAAAAAATGAAAGGATGGCAATAGTACAAGTACCATCTGTTTTAAATCGCTTTATTGAAGTACCAAGTGATCACAATAAAAAGGTATTTGTCCTATTAGAGGATGTTATTACGAGCCATATTAAAAAGCTTTTCCTTGGCTATAAAGTGAAATCCTCACAAGCATTCCGTTTAACAAGGAACGCTGATTTAACCATTCATGAAGAAGGCGCACGGGATTTACTTGTTGAGATTGAAAAAGAGTTAAAGAAACGCAAATGGGGCGTTGGTAGCCGATTAGAAGTGCGTGATGGTGAAATTAGTGATGAAATATTAGATTACTTGTTAGAAGAATTTGAAATTGAAGAATCTGATGTATTTAAAATAGATGGACCTTTGGACTTAACCTTCTTATTTGGTTTTGTTAAGAAGATTGCAATAGGTCGAGAACATTTAGAATACGAAAGCTTTATTCCACAACGTCCTAAAGACTTAGCATTAAATGAAAATATTTATGAAAAGGCATTAACTCAAGATCTTTTTTTCCATCATCCTTACGAATCTTTTGAACCAATTGTTGATTTCATTGCAGAAGCCGCGTCGGATCCATCTGTATTAGCGATTAAGCAAACCCTTTATCGTGTAAGTGGTAATTCACCGATTATCTATGCATTAAAACAGGCTGCGGAAAATGGGAAACAAGTAACAGTACTTGTTGAATTGAAAGCTCGATTTGATGAGGAAAATAATGTTCATTGGGCTAAAGAACTTGAGCAAGCTGGATGTCTAGTGATTTACGGTATGAATAATTTAAAAACACACTCAAAGATTACACTAGTTGTGCGAAGACGGCATGGGAAAATTGAACGATTTGTTCATTTAGGGACTGGTAACTATAATGATGCAACCGCGAAAGTATATACGGATATGGGAATCATTACGACAAATAAAGAATTTGGAATAGATGCTACCAACTTCTTTAACTATTTAAGTGGGTATACTGAAAAGCCTCAGTTCCATCATTTAGTAGTAGCACCTTTTGACATACGAGATGAATTTATTGAGTTAATTGATGAAGAAATTAAGTGTCACAAAAAATATGGAAATGGTTTTATTCGTGCTAAAATGAATTCATTAACTGATAAAGACTTAATGATGAAATTATATGAAGCTTCTATACATGGTGTGAGGGTTGAGCTACTTGTGCGCGGAATATGTTGTTTACGACCAGGAATACCGGGAATCAGTGAAAATATTACGGTGTCCAGTATTGTAGGGCGATTCTTAGAACACACTCGTATCTATTGGTTCCATCACAATGGCGAAGATCAAGTATTCTTGTCCTCTGCTGATTTAATGACACGAAATATGGTGAAGCGAGTAGAAATTATGTTCCCAATCTATTCGGAAGACATAAAACAACGTGTCATGGATATTTTCAGTACTCAACTTGCGGATACGGCGAAAGCTCGTATTCAAGATTCAAATGGAAAATATCATTACAAAGAAGAACGGGTAGATATTGAAGAAATTAATAGCCAAGAGCTTTTTTTAATTGATGCAATGAGTACTGTTATAGAAGAAGAATAG
- a CDS encoding bifunctional diguanylate cyclase/phosphodiesterase, with protein sequence MITFPTEETEKYLHDLMTLNPFDAVIVLKKQSNPEYTVELINPIAEAISPGEFIKGMDAKEFFKWTKWEDILAIMNEPNHEIQYIDIKNLEQVQINVHPLASSNGLYYVIVLRALNNEYQSIHNYTFEDVLTGLPNRSALTIQWAEKYSIELKEINVALLLIDLDRFKKYNESLGKRKADKMLKQISLRFHSLTNESYHLFHYHGDEFIFMVPFQNKEEIDEIVNALLNLLKEPFLIDDQEYFVTSSIGIAVTEKDRDLEELLHEAEQALFYVKKHGRAHYRFYNEEMSHTFHNEVLMEAHLRRAIELNELSIHLQPQVDFNTKDINSFEALLRWNNPKFGNVSPGVFIPLAESSGLIIQIGDWVLEEVCKYQRDWKLNGFRPVRIAVNISPKQFKQDDFVIKVEKVLERYKINPKHIEVEITESSMVNVDETEGILNRLKALGVYVSVDDFGTGYSSLSYLKKYPIDIIKIDQSFIADINKDEKNEAIIKAIITLSKNLGMDVIAEGVEYTDQEQFLKQFNCHKGQGYLYNKPIPVEKIVEQYFML encoded by the coding sequence ATGATAACTTTTCCTACAGAGGAAACAGAAAAATACTTACATGATCTCATGACATTAAATCCATTTGATGCTGTCATCGTTCTAAAAAAACAAAGTAATCCAGAGTATACTGTTGAATTGATTAACCCAATAGCTGAGGCAATTTCCCCAGGTGAATTTATAAAAGGTATGGATGCCAAGGAATTCTTTAAATGGACAAAGTGGGAAGATATTTTAGCCATCATGAATGAACCAAATCATGAGATACAATACATAGATATAAAAAATTTAGAACAAGTGCAAATTAATGTTCATCCTTTAGCTTCTTCGAATGGTTTATATTATGTCATCGTATTACGTGCTTTAAACAATGAATATCAATCTATTCACAATTATACATTCGAAGATGTTTTAACTGGTTTACCTAATCGAAGTGCCTTAACGATTCAATGGGCAGAAAAATATAGTATTGAGTTAAAAGAAATTAATGTAGCATTACTCCTAATCGACTTAGATCGTTTTAAGAAATACAATGAATCGCTAGGTAAACGTAAAGCAGATAAAATGTTAAAGCAAATTAGTCTTAGGTTTCATAGTTTAACGAACGAAAGCTATCATCTTTTTCATTATCATGGAGATGAATTTATCTTTATGGTCCCTTTCCAAAATAAAGAAGAAATAGATGAAATCGTGAATGCTCTTTTAAATTTATTAAAAGAACCTTTTTTGATTGATGACCAAGAGTACTTTGTTACTTCTTCAATTGGAATTGCAGTTACTGAAAAAGATAGAGATCTAGAGGAATTATTACACGAAGCCGAACAAGCTTTGTTTTATGTAAAAAAACATGGTCGTGCACATTATCGTTTTTATAATGAAGAGATGAGTCATACCTTTCATAATGAAGTTTTAATGGAAGCACATTTACGCAGAGCCATCGAATTAAATGAATTATCAATCCATTTACAACCACAAGTTGACTTTAATACTAAAGACATTAATAGTTTTGAAGCATTACTAAGATGGAATAATCCGAAATTTGGTAATGTTTCACCAGGTGTGTTTATTCCACTTGCCGAATCATCTGGATTAATCATTCAAATTGGTGATTGGGTACTTGAAGAAGTATGTAAGTATCAACGTGATTGGAAACTAAACGGGTTTAGACCTGTCAGAATTGCTGTAAATATTTCACCAAAGCAATTCAAACAGGATGACTTTGTTATAAAGGTTGAAAAAGTATTAGAAAGATATAAAATTAACCCGAAACATATAGAAGTAGAGATTACCGAAAGTTCAATGGTAAATGTCGATGAAACAGAAGGTATCTTAAATCGATTAAAAGCACTAGGGGTATATGTCTCTGTAGATGACTTTGGCACTGGTTATTCATCTTTAAGCTATTTAAAAAAATATCCAATTGATATTATTAAGATCGATCAATCATTTATTGCTGATATCAATAAAGATGAAAAAAATGAAGCAATTATCAAAGCAATCATCACTCTTTCTAAAAATTTAGGAATGGATGTTATTGCCGAGGGTGTTGAATATACAGACCAGGAACAATTTTTAAAGCAATTTAATTGTCATAAAGGCCAAGGCTATTTATACAATAAACCAATTCCAGTTGAAAAAATTGTAGAACAGTATTTTATGTTGTAA
- the fadH gene encoding 2,4-dienoyl-CoA reductase, producing the protein MLENDTIIVTGGSSGMGLAMAKQFVKEGANVVITGRDLSRLEQAKQDILEVGKTIETFQMDVREVEHVKGMLQYSIQKFGQVDGIVNNAAGNFIVEAEKLSPNGWKAVIDIVLNGTFYCSQEVGKYWIENGIKGKILNMVATYAWGAGAGVIHSAAAKAGVLSMTRTLAVEWGHKYGIRVNAIAPGPIDRTGGAAKLWESEEQAKRTINSVPLKRLGTPEEIADLATFILSNKASYMNGECITLDGGQWLNQYPF; encoded by the coding sequence ATGTTAGAAAACGATACAATTATTGTCACAGGTGGCTCAAGTGGAATGGGGCTTGCCATGGCAAAACAATTTGTAAAAGAAGGGGCAAATGTAGTTATTACTGGGAGAGATTTATCTCGTTTGGAGCAAGCTAAGCAAGATATTCTTGAAGTAGGGAAAACAATTGAAACGTTTCAAATGGATGTGAGAGAAGTTGAGCATGTAAAGGGGATGCTTCAATATTCGATTCAAAAATTTGGACAAGTGGATGGAATTGTTAACAATGCTGCGGGGAATTTTATCGTTGAAGCTGAAAAACTGTCTCCTAATGGCTGGAAGGCTGTTATTGATATTGTATTAAATGGTACTTTTTATTGTTCGCAGGAAGTAGGGAAGTACTGGATTGAAAATGGGATTAAGGGAAAAATATTAAATATGGTTGCAACCTATGCTTGGGGAGCTGGTGCTGGTGTAATTCATTCTGCTGCAGCAAAAGCTGGTGTTTTATCAATGACAAGGACATTAGCTGTGGAGTGGGGACATAAGTATGGAATTCGTGTAAATGCTATTGCACCAGGTCCTATAGATCGGACAGGAGGAGCGGCAAAACTTTGGGAATCCGAAGAACAAGCAAAACGCACCATTAACTCTGTTCCATTAAAGAGATTAGGTACACCAGAAGAAATAGCCGATTTAGCGACTTTTATTTTATCCAATAAAGCTTCTTATATGAATGGTGAATGTATTACTTTAGATGGAGGCCAATGGTTAAATCAATATCCGTTTTAA
- a CDS encoding short-chain dehydrogenase, whose translation MGMWTIPAVIAGVLLIIVAYFSTVSVMKKTGERTSVMNTTMDTPISKEVRDHPVMFNPIIIMYVIFGLFTGLIILYYWSVYGY comes from the coding sequence ATGGGTATGTGGACAATACCAGCAGTAATAGCAGGGGTATTACTAATTATAGTTGCTTATTTTTCAACTGTTTCTGTCATGAAAAAAACTGGCGAGAGAACATCAGTCATGAATACGACGATGGATACTCCAATCAGTAAAGAGGTCCGGGACCATCCAGTTATGTTTAACCCAATCATTATAATGTACGTCATTTTTGGATTGTTCACAGGTCTTATAATTCTATATTATTGGTCTGTTTATGGATATTAA
- the cbpB gene encoding cyclic-di-AMP-binding protein CbpB, with protein MISLNTKALLDTPISDLIIPSEKVAHVQVGNSAEHALLVLTKTGYSSVPVLDIKYRLHGLLSSKMITESILGLEKIEYEKLGSIKVDDVMDKEVVSLKITDRFQKALDLVINHAFLCVVDDVGTFVGILTRRVILKHLKKYIYQVD; from the coding sequence ATGATTTCATTAAATACAAAGGCTTTATTAGATACGCCAATTAGCGACTTAATCATTCCATCTGAAAAAGTTGCTCACGTTCAAGTAGGCAATAGTGCAGAACATGCTTTACTCGTTTTAACGAAGACGGGATATTCATCTGTTCCTGTTTTAGATATTAAATACAGATTACATGGATTATTGAGTTCCAAAATGATTACCGAATCTATATTGGGTCTCGAAAAAATTGAATATGAAAAATTAGGTTCCATTAAAGTGGATGATGTAATGGATAAAGAAGTTGTGTCTTTAAAAATAACCGATCGATTCCAAAAAGCGCTTGATTTAGTTATTAACCATGCATTTTTATGTGTTGTTGATGATGTGGGGACGTTTGTTGGCATTTTAACACGTCGCGTCATTTTAAAGCATTTGAAAAAATATATTTATCAAGTAGATTAA
- a CDS encoding LysR family transcriptional regulator — protein MTTTTEAEIIKILSEEKNMRKAAERLFLTQPALSQRLQTIEKDWGAQLFIRSQKGLTATPAGELVIQYSIETLTQKEEIFEKIQALNSKVHGTLKIACASIVGQTWLPKVLKDFVTLYPDAKISLITGWSSEIVKALYEGEAHVGIVRGQAEWKGKKIHLFRDMMYLVDKEIEAVDDILTTDRPFIQFKSDSNYYQEIQLWWQRHFSSNPRRQIIVDQIETCKQMAMNGIGYAILPSITLNGEEKVNKIALVNNEKDTELTRDTWLIGYEASFELRQVAAFVNVVKDHARCLYDYSKK, from the coding sequence TTGACAACAACAACTGAAGCAGAGATTATAAAAATTTTATCGGAAGAAAAAAATATGAGAAAGGCTGCGGAAAGACTTTTTTTGACACAGCCTGCTTTATCCCAGCGCTTACAAACAATTGAAAAGGATTGGGGAGCACAGCTTTTTATTCGCTCGCAAAAAGGTTTAACGGCTACCCCAGCTGGAGAACTGGTAATCCAGTATTCAATTGAAACGTTAACGCAAAAGGAAGAAATATTTGAGAAAATCCAAGCATTAAATTCGAAAGTACATGGAACATTAAAAATCGCATGTGCTTCAATTGTAGGGCAAACTTGGCTGCCAAAAGTGCTAAAAGACTTTGTTACACTTTACCCAGATGCAAAAATTTCATTAATTACAGGGTGGAGTTCAGAGATTGTAAAGGCTCTTTATGAAGGGGAGGCACATGTAGGCATTGTACGTGGCCAAGCTGAGTGGAAAGGGAAAAAAATTCATCTATTTAGAGACATGATGTATTTAGTAGATAAAGAAATTGAAGCTGTAGATGATATTTTAACAACGGACAGACCATTTATCCAATTTAAAAGTGACTCCAACTATTATCAAGAAATTCAATTATGGTGGCAACGTCATTTTTCATCCAATCCTCGTCGACAAATTATTGTTGACCAAATTGAAACATGTAAACAGATGGCGATGAATGGAATTGGATATGCAATTCTACCTTCCATTACCCTAAATGGCGAAGAAAAGGTTAATAAAATTGCCTTAGTAAATAACGAAAAGGATACAGAGTTAACACGTGATACTTGGTTGATTGGTTATGAAGCGTCTTTTGAATTGCGTCAAGTTGCAGCTTTCGTGAATGTTGTAAAGGATCATGCAAGATGCTTATATGATTATTCCAAAAAATAA
- the dapD gene encoding 2,3,4,5-tetrahydropyridine-2,6-dicarboxylate N-acetyltransferase has protein sequence MTEKLNAEQIIQFIAQSKKVTPVKVYVKGEGVANLSYGEDTKVFGEGNSAVIFGEWSQIEVALKENADIIADYVIENDRRNSGVPLLDLKYQNARIEPGAIIRDQVTIGDNAVIMMGAIINIGAEIGEKTMIDMGAVLGGRATVGKNCHIGAGTVLAGVIEPPSATPVIIEDDVVIGANAVVLEGVRVGKGAVVAAGAIVIQDVEPYTVVGGVPAKVLKQMDEKTKSKTEIIDALRNL, from the coding sequence ATGACTGAAAAATTAAATGCAGAACAAATTATTCAATTTATCGCACAATCTAAAAAAGTTACACCAGTAAAAGTTTACGTAAAAGGTGAAGGTGTAGCAAACTTATCTTATGGTGAAGATACGAAAGTATTTGGTGAAGGAAATAGTGCAGTTATTTTTGGTGAATGGTCACAAATTGAAGTGGCTTTAAAAGAAAACGCGGATATAATTGCTGATTATGTAATCGAAAATGATCGTCGTAATTCAGGCGTACCATTACTAGATTTAAAATATCAAAATGCGCGTATTGAGCCAGGCGCAATCATTCGTGACCAAGTAACAATTGGAGATAATGCTGTTATTATGATGGGTGCAATTATCAACATTGGTGCTGAAATCGGCGAAAAAACAATGATTGATATGGGTGCCGTTCTTGGTGGTCGTGCAACAGTAGGGAAAAACTGTCACATTGGTGCAGGTACGGTATTAGCAGGTGTAATTGAGCCTCCTTCAGCTACACCAGTTATTATTGAAGATGATGTTGTAATCGGTGCGAACGCTGTAGTACTAGAAGGCGTACGTGTAGGTAAAGGTGCTGTAGTTGCTGCAGGTGCAATTGTAATCCAAGACGTTGAGCCTTATACAGTAGTTGGTGGAGTACCAGCAAAAGTGTTAAAACAAATGGATGAAAAAACAAAATCAAAAACAGAAATTATTGATGCATTACGTAATCTGTAA
- a CDS encoding N-acetyldiaminopimelate deacetylase, with product MNNLVQIRRDLHKIPELGFQEYKTQAYLLNFISQLPNENLTVVTWETGIIVKIKGTEPTKTIGWRTDIDGLPILEETGLPFQSEHEGNMHACGHDCHMTIALSLVQAFATNQPKQNVIVYFQPAEEGPGGAEPMLNWIKSERPDLLPDEIYALHIAPEYPVGTIATKPGLLFANTSELFIDLKGIGGHAAFPHKTRDMAVASANLLLQLQTIISRNVDPMDSAVITIGKVTAGTVQNVIAENARLEGTIRTMSAASMADVKRRIKAICAGIEASFECTCTIDFGTMYYEVNNNEQCVNNLLAFAKDYEGARAYECPAAMTGEDFGYFLKEIPGALYWAGANCEYGLHHNKITPDESLLSFNAKFMEQYIRSL from the coding sequence ATGAACAATCTTGTTCAAATTCGAAGAGACTTGCATAAAATTCCGGAACTTGGGTTTCAGGAATATAAAACGCAAGCGTATTTATTAAATTTCATTTCGCAATTACCAAACGAAAATTTAACAGTCGTTACTTGGGAAACAGGAATTATAGTAAAAATAAAAGGCACTGAACCAACTAAAACAATAGGTTGGCGTACGGATATTGACGGGCTACCAATTTTAGAAGAAACTGGTCTGCCATTCCAATCCGAACACGAAGGAAACATGCATGCTTGTGGACATGATTGCCATATGACAATCGCGCTTTCACTTGTTCAAGCTTTTGCTACCAATCAGCCAAAGCAAAATGTAATTGTTTATTTCCAACCGGCGGAAGAGGGACCTGGTGGAGCAGAACCAATGTTAAATTGGATTAAGAGCGAACGTCCTGATTTATTGCCGGATGAGATTTACGCATTGCATATTGCACCAGAATATCCCGTTGGCACGATTGCAACGAAGCCTGGACTATTATTTGCTAATACTTCTGAGCTTTTTATTGATTTGAAGGGTATTGGTGGTCATGCTGCCTTTCCACATAAGACACGTGATATGGCAGTTGCTAGTGCAAACTTATTACTTCAGCTACAAACAATCATTAGTAGAAATGTCGACCCAATGGATAGTGCGGTAATTACTATTGGGAAAGTTACTGCTGGAACAGTACAAAATGTTATAGCAGAAAACGCTCGATTAGAAGGAACTATTCGAACGATGAGCGCTGCTTCAATGGCGGATGTAAAACGAAGAATAAAAGCTATTTGCGCGGGAATCGAAGCTTCATTTGAATGTACTTGTACAATTGACTTTGGCACAATGTATTATGAAGTGAATAATAATGAACAATGTGTAAACAACCTTTTAGCTTTCGCTAAAGACTACGAAGGTGCACGCGCCTATGAGTGCCCTGCTGCAATGACTGGTGAGGATTTTGGTTATTTCTTAAAAGAAATTCCTGGTGCACTCTATTGGGCAGGAGCAAACTGTGAATATGGTTTGCATCATAACAAAATAACTCCAGACGAATCATTATTATCATTTAATGCAAAGTTTATGGAACAATATATAAGAAGCTTATAA
- a CDS encoding 3-hydroxybutyrate dehydrogenase has product MLQHKVALITGSAQGIGFEIAKKFYENEATIVLTDLNAEKVEEAAKSLGDRAIGLKCDVTSEEDIMATIDKTIEKYGRIDILINNAGLQHVAMIEDFPTERFEFILKVMLTGPFILTKHVLPHMKKQKFGRIINMASINGLVGFAGKAAYNSAKHGVIGLTKVAALETAADGITVNAICPGYVDTPLVRNQMQDLAKTRNVPVENVLEEVLFPLVPQKRLLDVSEVSSLALFIASEEAKGMTGQAVVLDGGYTVQ; this is encoded by the coding sequence GTGTTACAACATAAAGTTGCCCTCATTACTGGCTCTGCACAAGGAATTGGATTTGAAATTGCAAAAAAATTTTATGAAAACGAAGCAACCATTGTATTAACAGATCTAAACGCTGAAAAAGTAGAAGAGGCGGCAAAGTCTCTCGGGGACCGAGCAATCGGTTTGAAATGTGATGTAACAAGTGAAGAAGACATAATGGCAACGATTGATAAGACGATTGAAAAGTATGGACGAATAGATATCCTCATTAATAATGCTGGGTTACAACATGTGGCCATGATTGAGGATTTTCCAACTGAGCGATTCGAATTTATATTAAAAGTTATGTTAACAGGTCCATTTATTTTAACAAAACATGTTTTACCACATATGAAGAAACAAAAATTTGGACGTATTATTAATATGGCTTCAATTAACGGGCTTGTTGGATTTGCAGGCAAAGCTGCCTATAATTCTGCGAAACACGGTGTCATTGGCTTAACAAAGGTTGCTGCGCTAGAAACAGCTGCGGATGGCATTACAGTCAATGCGATTTGTCCTGGCTATGTTGATACCCCACTTGTTCGAAACCAAATGCAAGACTTAGCAAAAACACGCAATGTACCGGTAGAAAATGTATTAGAAGAGGTCTTGTTCCCTCTTGTTCCACAAAAACGTTTACTAGATGTAAGTGAAGTTTCTAGTTTAGCTCTATTTATTGCAAGTGAAGAGGCAAAAGGAATGACAGGACAAGCCGTCGTTTTAGATGGTGGGTATACAGTGCAATAA